In a single window of the Littorina saxatilis isolate snail1 linkage group LG5, US_GU_Lsax_2.0, whole genome shotgun sequence genome:
- the LOC138965946 gene encoding E3 ubiquitin-protein ligase Rnf220-like, whose translation KIFFLCVFAESRKRTVDGHVPCCPICGLTLRPGEVEAHLSQEVDKLERICRGGGRKSRDSTPSGRKTLPSPSGRKGKDSPSPEALSKSRFESYLRIRNNRQSRLNARSRNKKRRLGEETVCPICSERLIGTPEELNGHVEICLKKRHGEGGEEEPVDVEGDGDQYEEYTWAGQTRIRATTMLEGGFAASGFQTSNSKRTSEDEGDLNVDGDDTEEYGRPHRYSENDLVPLNSDEPMEDRENQALRGSLLSASERDRLYGGSETGEPTPGSSHSDMPLDLCQSESVTNAGQGALVSALKSRLKELEANRDARQKCLICMNQYQEPLVSIQCWHVHCEKCWFHTLGAKKLCPQCNMITSPSDLRRIFL comes from the exons AAAatattctttttgtgtgtgtttgcagagtCGAGGAAACGCACAGTGGACGGGCATGTGCCGTGTTGTCCTATCTGTGGTCTGACGCTCAGACCTGGCGAGGTGGAGGCACATCTGTCACAGGAAGTGGACAAGCTCGAACGTATCTGCAG aGGGGGAGGCCGAAAATCCAGGGATTCGACACCATCTGGACGGAAG ACCTTACCATCTCCTTCGGGCAGGAAGGGCAAGGATTCCCCATCACCTGAGGCTCTGTCAAAATCTCGCTTTGAG AGCTACCTCCGGATCAGGAATAACAGGCAGTCTCGTTTGAATG CTCGCAGTCGCAACAAGAAACGTCGTCTTGGGGAAGAAACGGTGTGCCCCATCTGCTCTGAACGCTTGATTGGAACACCAGAGGAACTGAACGGCCATGTTGAAATATGCCTAAAAAAG AGacatggggaggggggagaggaggagCCTGTGGACGTGGAGGGGGACGGGGATCAGTACGAGGAATACACCTGGGCCGGCCAGACACGCATCAGGGCCACCACCATGCTGGAGGGTGGCTTTGCAG ctTCAGGTTTTCAGACCAGTAACAGCAAGAGGACGTCGGAAGACGAGGGGGATCTCAACGTGGATGGTGATGACACCGAGGAGTATGGCAGACCTCA TAGATACTCAGAAAATGACTTGGTACCTCTGAATTCGGATGAACCCATGGAAGACAGGGAGAACCAAGCACTGAGAGGATCGTTACTCAG TGCCAGTGAACGTGACAGGCTGTATGGGGGTTCTGAAACAGGGGAGCCAACTCCAGGCAGTTCTCACAGTGATATGCCCCTTGATTTGTGTCAGAG TGAGTCTGTGACGAACGCAGGTCAGGGTGCCCTAGTCTCCGCGCTGAAGTCAAGGTTAAAGGAACTGGAGGCAAACAGAGACGCCAGGCAGAAGTGCTTGATATGCATG aaTCAGTACCAGGAGCCCCTGGTGTCCATCCAGTGCTGGCATGTCCACTGTGAGAAGTGCTGGTTTCACACGCTGGGCGCCAAGAAGCTGTGTCCTCAGTGCAACATGATTACCTCCCCTTCTGACTTGCGACGCATCTTTCTGTAA